A stretch of Branchiostoma lanceolatum isolate klBraLanc5 chromosome 14, klBraLanc5.hap2, whole genome shotgun sequence DNA encodes these proteins:
- the LOC136448277 gene encoding uncharacterized protein isoform X5, which produces MVQLQRKAAEIAKPAELPAQQPAAQPQKPAEQPQQQPAQPPQQPPQQPPAKPPAQPQQPPAQPQQPPVKPPAQPQQPPQPPAQPQQPPQPPVQPQQPAKPPAQPQQPPAQPPAKPQPPAQPQQPPVQPQQPPQPPAKPQPPVQPQQPPVETPAKPQPPAEQPQKEIEKPPTPPQAPKEQVKATEEEEKKEEETSEKEAAGEGTEDEGIEEDLMEGTTERMTTDYWDYDYYDYNGKRRPDYMNKWDTDDYDWDEFNPGDTQDESNSVKKPAQAPKAAPKKVRPQPSGPRTSKASQALFYVMVLGVVIIVAILLFMYWRRTPITQYHGYRLLYNKEEP; this is translated from the exons ATGGTGCAGTTACAAAGAAAGGCAGCTGAGATTGCAAAACCAGCGGAACTGCCCGCACAACAACCAGCAGCACAACCACAGAAACCAGCTGaacaaccacaacaacaaccTGCACAACCACCACAGCAGCCACCACAACAACCACCTGCAAAGCCACCTGCACAACCGCAGCAGCCACCTGCACAACCACAACAACCACCTGTGAAGCCACCTGCACAACCACAGCAGCCAC CACAACCACCTGCACAACCGCAGCAGCCACCACAACCACCTGTACAACCGCAGCAGCCTGCGAAGCCACCTGCACAACCACAGCAGCCACCTGCACAACCACCTGCAAAGCCACAGCCACCTGCACAACCACAGCAACCACCTGTACAACCACAGCAGCCACCACAACCACCGGCAAAGCCACAGCCACCTGTACAACCTCAGCAGCCACCTGTAGAAACCCCTGCAAAGCCACAACCACCTGCTGAACAACCACAGAAGGAAATTGAAAAGCCACCAACTCCACCGCAAGCACCAAAGGAACAG GTAAAGGCAactgaagaagaagagaagaaggaggaggagactTCAGAGAAAGAGGCTGCTGGTGAAGGAACTGAA GATGAAGGCATTGAGGAAGATCTCATGGAAGGCACCACTGAACGAATGACCACAGACTACTGGGACTATGACTACTATGACTACAATGGAAAACGAAG GCCTGATTACATGAACAAGTGGGATACAGACGACTATGACTGGGATGAGTTCAACCCTGGTGACACCCAGGATGAGTCAAACTCTGTCAAAAAACCAG CCCAAGCTCCAAAAGCTGCTCCAAAGAAAGTCCGGCCTCAGCCGAGTGGACCTCGAACAAGCAAGGCCAGCCAGGCGCTCTTCTATGTCATGGTGCTAGGAGTTGTCATTATT GTGGCGATTTTGTTGTTCATGTACTGGAGAAGAACGCCCATCACACAGTACCATGGCTACAGACTCCTGTACAACAAGGAGGAACCCTGA
- the LOC136448277 gene encoding activating signal cointegrator 1 complex subunit 2 homolog isoform X11 → MVQLQRKAAEIAKPAELPAQQPAAQPQKPAEQPQQQPAQPPQQPPQQPPAKPPAQPQQPPAQPQQPPVKPPAQPQQPPAQPPAQPQQPPQPPVQPQQPAKPPAQPQQPPVQPQQPPQPPAKPQPPVQPQQPPVETPAKPQPPAEQPQKEIEKPPTPPQAPKEQVKATEEEEKKEEETSEKEAAGEGTEDEGIEEDLMEGTTERMTTDYWDYDYYDYNGKRRPDYMNKWDTDDYDWDEFNPGDTQDESNSVKKPAQAPKAAPKKVRPQPSGPRTSKASQALFYVMVLGVVIIVAILLFMYWRRTPITQYHGYRLLYNKEEP, encoded by the exons ATGGTGCAGTTACAAAGAAAGGCAGCTGAGATTGCAAAACCAGCGGAACTGCCCGCACAACAACCAGCAGCACAACCACAGAAACCAGCTGaacaaccacaacaacaaccTGCACAACCACCACAGCAGCCACCACAACAACCACCTGCAAAGCCACCTGCACAACCGCAGCAGCCACCTGCACAACCACAACAACCACCTGTGAAGCCACCTGCACAACCACAGCAGCCACCTGCACAACCAC CTGCACAACCGCAGCAGCCACCACAACCACCTGTACAACCGCAGCAGCCTGCGAAGCCACCTGCACAACCACAGCAGCCAC CTGTACAACCACAGCAGCCACCACAACCACCGGCAAAGCCACAGCCACCTGTACAACCTCAGCAGCCACCTGTAGAAACCCCTGCAAAGCCACAACCACCTGCTGAACAACCACAGAAGGAAATTGAAAAGCCACCAACTCCACCGCAAGCACCAAAGGAACAG GTAAAGGCAactgaagaagaagagaagaaggaggaggagactTCAGAGAAAGAGGCTGCTGGTGAAGGAACTGAA GATGAAGGCATTGAGGAAGATCTCATGGAAGGCACCACTGAACGAATGACCACAGACTACTGGGACTATGACTACTATGACTACAATGGAAAACGAAG GCCTGATTACATGAACAAGTGGGATACAGACGACTATGACTGGGATGAGTTCAACCCTGGTGACACCCAGGATGAGTCAAACTCTGTCAAAAAACCAG CCCAAGCTCCAAAAGCTGCTCCAAAGAAAGTCCGGCCTCAGCCGAGTGGACCTCGAACAAGCAAGGCCAGCCAGGCGCTCTTCTATGTCATGGTGCTAGGAGTTGTCATTATT GTGGCGATTTTGTTGTTCATGTACTGGAGAAGAACGCCCATCACACAGTACCATGGCTACAGACTCCTGTACAACAAGGAGGAACCCTGA
- the LOC136448277 gene encoding uncharacterized protein isoform X1: MVQLQRKAAEIAKPAELPAQQPAAQPQKPAEQPQQQPAQPPQQPPQQPPAKPPAQPQQPPAQPQQPPVKPPAQPQQPPAQPPAQPQQPPQPPAQPQQPPQPPVQPQQPAKPPAQPQQPPAQPPAKPQPPAQPQQPPVQPQQPPQPPAKPQPPVQPQQPPVETPAKPQPPAEQPQKEIEKPPTPPQAPKEQVKATEEEEKKEEETSEKEAAGEGTEDEGIEEDLMEGTTERMTTDYWDYDYYDYNGKRRPDYMNKWDTDDYDWDEFNPGDTQDESNSVKKPAQAPKAAPKKVRPQPSGPRTSKASQALFYVMVLGVVIIVAILLFMYWRRTPITQYHGYRLLYNKEEP, encoded by the exons ATGGTGCAGTTACAAAGAAAGGCAGCTGAGATTGCAAAACCAGCGGAACTGCCCGCACAACAACCAGCAGCACAACCACAGAAACCAGCTGaacaaccacaacaacaaccTGCACAACCACCACAGCAGCCACCACAACAACCACCTGCAAAGCCACCTGCACAACCGCAGCAGCCACCTGCACAACCACAACAACCACCTGTGAAGCCACCTGCACAACCACAGCAGCCACCTGCACAACCACCTGCACAACCGCAGCAGCCACCACAACCACCTGCACAACCGCAGCAGCCACCACAACCACCTGTACAACCGCAGCAGCCTGCGAAGCCACCTGCACAACCACAGCAGCCACCTGCACAACCACCTGCAAAGCCACAGCCACCTGCACAACCACAGCAACCACCTGTACAACCACAGCAGCCACCACAACCACCGGCAAAGCCACAGCCACCTGTACAACCTCAGCAGCCACCTGTAGAAACCCCTGCAAAGCCACAACCACCTGCTGAACAACCACAGAAGGAAATTGAAAAGCCACCAACTCCACCGCAAGCACCAAAGGAACAG GTAAAGGCAactgaagaagaagagaagaaggaggaggagactTCAGAGAAAGAGGCTGCTGGTGAAGGAACTGAA GATGAAGGCATTGAGGAAGATCTCATGGAAGGCACCACTGAACGAATGACCACAGACTACTGGGACTATGACTACTATGACTACAATGGAAAACGAAG GCCTGATTACATGAACAAGTGGGATACAGACGACTATGACTGGGATGAGTTCAACCCTGGTGACACCCAGGATGAGTCAAACTCTGTCAAAAAACCAG CCCAAGCTCCAAAAGCTGCTCCAAAGAAAGTCCGGCCTCAGCCGAGTGGACCTCGAACAAGCAAGGCCAGCCAGGCGCTCTTCTATGTCATGGTGCTAGGAGTTGTCATTATT GTGGCGATTTTGTTGTTCATGTACTGGAGAAGAACGCCCATCACACAGTACCATGGCTACAGACTCCTGTACAACAAGGAGGAACCCTGA
- the LOC136448277 gene encoding uncharacterized protein isoform X8: protein MVQLQRKAAEIAKPAELPAQQPAAQPQKPAEQPQQQPAQPPQQPPQQPPAKPPAQPQQPPAQPQQPPVKPPAQPQQPPAQPPAQPQQPPQPPVQPQQPAKPPAQPQQPPAQPQQPPVQPQQPPQPPAKPQPPVQPQQPPVETPAKPQPPAEQPQKEIEKPPTPPQAPKEQVKATEEEEKKEEETSEKEAAGEGTEDEGIEEDLMEGTTERMTTDYWDYDYYDYNGKRRPDYMNKWDTDDYDWDEFNPGDTQDESNSVKKPAQAPKAAPKKVRPQPSGPRTSKASQALFYVMVLGVVIIVAILLFMYWRRTPITQYHGYRLLYNKEEP, encoded by the exons ATGGTGCAGTTACAAAGAAAGGCAGCTGAGATTGCAAAACCAGCGGAACTGCCCGCACAACAACCAGCAGCACAACCACAGAAACCAGCTGaacaaccacaacaacaaccTGCACAACCACCACAGCAGCCACCACAACAACCACCTGCAAAGCCACCTGCACAACCGCAGCAGCCACCTGCACAACCACAACAACCACCTGTGAAGCCACCTGCACAACCACAGCAGCCACCTGCACAACCAC CTGCACAACCGCAGCAGCCACCACAACCACCTGTACAACCGCAGCAGCCTGCGAAGCCACCTGCACAACCACAGCAGCCAC CTGCACAACCACAGCAACCACCTGTACAACCACAGCAGCCACCACAACCACCGGCAAAGCCACAGCCACCTGTACAACCTCAGCAGCCACCTGTAGAAACCCCTGCAAAGCCACAACCACCTGCTGAACAACCACAGAAGGAAATTGAAAAGCCACCAACTCCACCGCAAGCACCAAAGGAACAG GTAAAGGCAactgaagaagaagagaagaaggaggaggagactTCAGAGAAAGAGGCTGCTGGTGAAGGAACTGAA GATGAAGGCATTGAGGAAGATCTCATGGAAGGCACCACTGAACGAATGACCACAGACTACTGGGACTATGACTACTATGACTACAATGGAAAACGAAG GCCTGATTACATGAACAAGTGGGATACAGACGACTATGACTGGGATGAGTTCAACCCTGGTGACACCCAGGATGAGTCAAACTCTGTCAAAAAACCAG CCCAAGCTCCAAAAGCTGCTCCAAAGAAAGTCCGGCCTCAGCCGAGTGGACCTCGAACAAGCAAGGCCAGCCAGGCGCTCTTCTATGTCATGGTGCTAGGAGTTGTCATTATT GTGGCGATTTTGTTGTTCATGTACTGGAGAAGAACGCCCATCACACAGTACCATGGCTACAGACTCCTGTACAACAAGGAGGAACCCTGA
- the LOC136448277 gene encoding uncharacterized protein isoform X10, whose protein sequence is MVQLQRKAAEIAKPAELPAQQPAAQPQKPAEQPQQQPAQPPQQPPQQPPAKPPAQPQQPPAQPQQPPVKPPAQPQQPPAQPPAQPQQPPQPPAQPQQPPQPPVQPQQPAKPPAQPQQPPAQPPAKPQPPAQPQQPPVQPQQPPQPPAKPQPPVQPQQPPVETPAKPQPPAEQPQKEIEKPPTPPQAPKEQDEGIEEDLMEGTTERMTTDYWDYDYYDYNGKRRPDYMNKWDTDDYDWDEFNPGDTQDESNSVKKPAQAPKAAPKKVRPQPSGPRTSKASQALFYVMVLGVVIIVAILLFMYWRRTPITQYHGYRLLYNKEEP, encoded by the exons ATGGTGCAGTTACAAAGAAAGGCAGCTGAGATTGCAAAACCAGCGGAACTGCCCGCACAACAACCAGCAGCACAACCACAGAAACCAGCTGaacaaccacaacaacaaccTGCACAACCACCACAGCAGCCACCACAACAACCACCTGCAAAGCCACCTGCACAACCGCAGCAGCCACCTGCACAACCACAACAACCACCTGTGAAGCCACCTGCACAACCACAGCAGCCACCTGCACAACCACCTGCACAACCGCAGCAGCCACCACAACCACCTGCACAACCGCAGCAGCCACCACAACCACCTGTACAACCGCAGCAGCCTGCGAAGCCACCTGCACAACCACAGCAGCCACCTGCACAACCACCTGCAAAGCCACAGCCACCTGCACAACCACAGCAACCACCTGTACAACCACAGCAGCCACCACAACCACCGGCAAAGCCACAGCCACCTGTACAACCTCAGCAGCCACCTGTAGAAACCCCTGCAAAGCCACAACCACCTGCTGAACAACCACAGAAGGAAATTGAAAAGCCACCAACTCCACCGCAAGCACCAAAGGAACAG GATGAAGGCATTGAGGAAGATCTCATGGAAGGCACCACTGAACGAATGACCACAGACTACTGGGACTATGACTACTATGACTACAATGGAAAACGAAG GCCTGATTACATGAACAAGTGGGATACAGACGACTATGACTGGGATGAGTTCAACCCTGGTGACACCCAGGATGAGTCAAACTCTGTCAAAAAACCAG CCCAAGCTCCAAAAGCTGCTCCAAAGAAAGTCCGGCCTCAGCCGAGTGGACCTCGAACAAGCAAGGCCAGCCAGGCGCTCTTCTATGTCATGGTGCTAGGAGTTGTCATTATT GTGGCGATTTTGTTGTTCATGTACTGGAGAAGAACGCCCATCACACAGTACCATGGCTACAGACTCCTGTACAACAAGGAGGAACCCTGA